Proteins found in one Promicromonospora sukumoe genomic segment:
- a CDS encoding restriction endonuclease — protein sequence MSESVFFADLQMADLVLDRVYQGGSKGNMGDDPIGKLLPVGNQGGFRYKGSVEKQDVRLVVLYTSGEETDWPDQLDPTTGDFTYYGDNRKPGRGLHETQRKGNLLLRDIFDWSRGDANDRAAVPPLLLFQKSSGRDVVFRGLLAPGSPRLESDEELVAVWRTTRDLRFQNYRAHFTMLNTPAVTRSWIDQILAGDPLGGACPPEWRAWVKSRSYRALEAPRTIAIRTKEEQLPLAADRWILETIYEHFSHDPIQFEHFAASIWARFDSNVEAVEVTRPSRDGGRDALGTYRLGPLTDPVRLQFALEAKCYGLDTGVGVKMISRLISRLKHREFGVFVTTSFISQQAYTEIREDQHPVVFITGRDIVESMKRRGIGRRDALEAFLGTEFPIERSVVEAALQDGLTVREPAAKA from the coding sequence ATGTCAGAGAGCGTGTTCTTCGCTGATCTCCAGATGGCCGACCTCGTGCTGGACCGGGTTTACCAGGGTGGGTCGAAGGGCAACATGGGCGACGATCCCATCGGAAAGCTCCTGCCGGTGGGCAACCAGGGTGGTTTCCGATACAAGGGCAGCGTCGAGAAGCAGGATGTACGCCTCGTCGTCCTGTACACCTCGGGCGAAGAGACCGACTGGCCCGACCAGCTCGACCCGACCACCGGCGACTTCACGTACTACGGCGACAACCGGAAGCCTGGGCGCGGTCTCCACGAGACGCAGCGGAAGGGCAACCTGCTCCTGCGAGACATCTTTGACTGGTCGCGCGGCGACGCCAACGACAGAGCAGCGGTGCCGCCCCTTCTCCTGTTTCAGAAGTCGTCGGGCAGGGACGTCGTCTTCCGCGGGCTTCTCGCGCCAGGCTCACCCCGCCTGGAGAGCGACGAGGAACTCGTCGCGGTCTGGCGGACGACGCGGGACTTGAGATTCCAGAACTACCGCGCCCACTTCACCATGCTGAACACACCAGCCGTCACGCGTTCTTGGATCGACCAGATCCTGGCGGGCGACCCGCTCGGAGGCGCCTGCCCACCGGAGTGGCGGGCCTGGGTGAAGAGCCGGTCGTACCGCGCTCTTGAAGCGCCGAGGACGATCGCGATCCGCACCAAGGAGGAGCAGCTCCCGCTGGCTGCCGACCGGTGGATCCTCGAAACCATCTACGAGCACTTCAGCCACGACCCGATCCAGTTCGAGCACTTCGCAGCGAGTATCTGGGCACGGTTCGACAGCAACGTCGAAGCAGTCGAAGTCACCCGCCCGAGCCGGGACGGCGGCCGTGACGCGCTCGGGACGTATCGGCTGGGTCCTCTGACAGACCCGGTCAGACTCCAGTTCGCGCTCGAAGCCAAGTGCTACGGGCTCGACACCGGTGTTGGTGTGAAGATGATCAGCCGCCTCATCTCGCGGCTCAAGCACCGGGAGTTCGGTGTCTTCGTGACGACGTCGTTCATCAGCCAGCAGGCGTATACCGAGATTCGTGAGGACCAGCATCCGGTCGTGTTCATCACCGGGCGGGACATCGTCGAGTCCATGAAGCGCCGCGGCATTGGTCGGCGGGATGCTCTGGAGGCGTTCCTCGGGACGGAGTTCCCGATCGAGCGGAGCGTGGTTGAGGCCGCTCTCCAAGACGGGTTGACCGTAAGGGAGCCGGCGGCGAAGGCGTGA
- a CDS encoding YcxB family protein, with amino-acid sequence MTPDDHRPNTASATFAATYDFAPAQSDYADLLRSMPQMRILKALAWVMLALLAVAVLMGFFLVTDDGQPALDAPTLLPLIMVAALAALVAFGYAPFGGRAAWRKPANREPVHAVLDNEGFRHEGPSGSQSFTWSVATRALETNQGYYVYVSNGLASLVYWLPKRAVPLGDQAAVRAHIQAHVPRYQIR; translated from the coding sequence GTGACACCAGACGACCACCGGCCGAACACCGCCAGCGCCACCTTCGCGGCGACATACGACTTCGCGCCCGCACAGTCGGACTACGCCGATCTCCTCCGCAGCATGCCCCAGATGCGGATATTGAAGGCGCTCGCCTGGGTGATGCTCGCCCTGCTCGCAGTTGCCGTCCTGATGGGCTTCTTCCTCGTTACCGACGACGGCCAACCTGCCCTCGACGCGCCAACGCTCCTGCCCCTCATCATGGTCGCTGCCTTGGCCGCCCTGGTCGCCTTCGGCTACGCGCCCTTCGGCGGCCGCGCCGCCTGGCGCAAGCCGGCGAACCGCGAACCCGTGCACGCGGTTCTGGACAACGAGGGCTTCCGGCACGAGGGTCCCAGCGGCAGCCAGTCCTTCACGTGGAGCGTGGCCACGCGTGCCCTGGAGACGAACCAGGGGTACTACGTCTACGTGTCGAATGGACTGGCCTCACTCGTCTACTGGCTGCCCAAGCGCGCCGTGCCCCTTGGCGACCAGGCAGCGGTCCGGGCTCACATCCAGGCTCACGTCCCGCGGTACCAGATTCGCTGA